One Idiomarina loihiensis L2TR genomic window carries:
- the plsX gene encoding phosphate acyltransferase PlsX, with protein MPELNIAIDAMGGDNGPSIVIEALEKAVHRYPDVKFTVVGHEQQLTPLLDKFNLSSHPSINLVHAEQVIEMDDKPGQSLRSKPESSMRVALQSLTDGNCQAMVSGGNTGALMTNAYFTLKTLPGVLRPALMTALPNQTGGKSYLLDLGANASCDSETLFQFGVMGAVAAEYLSGVPAPKISLLNMGEEDIKGNDVVRNAAARLAQCEQLNYIGFIEGNHLFSGRADVVVCDGFVGNVALKSCEGLATFIIDQMRDTLNSHWLYRFFFRFLQKRTHKSWDRLKPDHYNGASLIGLRHVVIKSHGSASAGAFYSAIQQAVAEAHEQLPERIKHRVEAVLSEQL; from the coding sequence ATGCCTGAACTGAACATAGCGATTGATGCAATGGGGGGCGATAACGGCCCCTCTATTGTTATAGAAGCCCTGGAAAAAGCGGTTCATCGGTATCCCGATGTTAAATTCACCGTTGTCGGGCATGAGCAACAACTCACCCCGTTACTCGATAAATTCAATTTAAGCTCGCATCCTTCCATAAATCTTGTTCATGCAGAACAAGTTATCGAAATGGATGATAAACCGGGCCAATCTCTGCGTAGTAAACCTGAGTCCTCCATGCGCGTTGCGCTGCAAAGCCTAACCGACGGTAATTGTCAGGCAATGGTAAGCGGTGGCAATACTGGCGCGTTGATGACTAATGCTTACTTTACACTTAAAACGCTTCCTGGCGTGTTGCGCCCGGCGTTGATGACGGCTTTGCCGAATCAAACCGGCGGAAAATCTTATTTGCTTGATTTAGGTGCTAATGCCAGCTGTGATTCAGAAACCTTGTTTCAGTTTGGTGTTATGGGTGCTGTGGCCGCTGAATATTTATCGGGTGTACCAGCTCCTAAAATTAGCCTGTTAAATATGGGTGAAGAAGACATCAAAGGTAATGATGTTGTGCGCAATGCAGCGGCCAGACTCGCTCAATGTGAGCAGCTAAACTACATTGGTTTTATTGAAGGTAATCATTTATTTAGTGGCAGAGCTGATGTTGTGGTTTGTGATGGTTTTGTCGGTAATGTTGCACTTAAAAGCTGCGAAGGTCTGGCAACATTCATTATCGATCAAATGCGGGACACACTAAATTCGCACTGGCTTTATCGTTTTTTCTTTCGTTTTTTACAAAAACGGACGCACAAGTCCTGGGATAGGCTGAAGCCCGACCACTACAATGGTGCGAGTCTGATAGGATTGCGCCATGTCGTGATAAAAAGTCACGGTAGCGCTAGCGCCGGCGCTTTTTATAGTGCAATTCAACAAGCCGTCGCAGAAGCGCATGAACAGCTTCCTGAGCGAATTAAACATCGTGTCGAAGCAGTCTTATCAGAACAGCTGTAA
- the fabG gene encoding 3-oxoacyl-ACP reductase FabG, giving the protein MQNFENKVALVTGASRGIGKAIAELLASQGAKVIGTATSDKGAAAISEYLGSKGKGLALDVTDSDSLQQVIKEIESEYGSIDILVNNAGITRDNLMMRMKDDEWDAVLNTNLSAVFKVCKAVVRGMMKRRNGRIINISSVVGTTGNPGQVNYCAAKAGLVGFSKAMAKEVAARGITVNCVAPGFIDTDMTKALNDEQKQAIFDNIPAARLGEPKEIAAAVAFLASEGAAYITGETIHVNGGMAMV; this is encoded by the coding sequence GTGCAAAACTTTGAAAATAAAGTCGCATTAGTTACAGGCGCAAGCCGGGGAATAGGAAAAGCAATAGCTGAACTGCTTGCTAGTCAGGGAGCGAAAGTCATTGGTACAGCGACCTCTGATAAAGGTGCAGCTGCAATCTCCGAATATCTTGGTTCAAAAGGCAAGGGCCTGGCGTTGGATGTAACCGATTCTGATAGTCTGCAGCAGGTTATTAAAGAGATTGAATCAGAGTACGGTTCTATTGATATTCTGGTGAATAACGCCGGCATTACCCGCGATAACCTGATGATGCGAATGAAAGACGACGAATGGGATGCTGTCTTAAACACGAACTTGTCAGCCGTATTTAAAGTTTGTAAGGCGGTTGTACGCGGCATGATGAAGCGGCGTAATGGCCGTATTATTAATATCAGTTCAGTTGTTGGCACAACAGGAAACCCGGGGCAGGTTAACTATTGTGCGGCGAAAGCCGGACTGGTTGGTTTCAGTAAGGCAATGGCTAAAGAAGTTGCAGCGCGCGGCATTACCGTGAACTGTGTTGCGCCTGGCTTTATTGATACAGATATGACAAAAGCTCTGAATGATGAGCAAAAACAGGCTATTTTTGATAATATTCCGGCAGCACGTTTAGGCGAGCCAAAGGAAATTGCTGCTGCGGTAGCATTTTTAGCATCAGAAGGTGCAGCTTATATCACTGGTGAAACCATTCACGTTAATGGTGGTATGGCGATGGTTTAA
- the fabD gene encoding ACP S-malonyltransferase, with the protein MTKTALLFPGQGSQSVGMLSELSNDFALVKETFAEASSVLGYDLWQLVQQGPEQQLNETQRTQPALLTASVALYRVAKEKGLADVTVMAGHSLGEYSALVCAGALEFTDAVKLVALRGEFMQQAVAEGEGAMAAVIGLEDAEIEKICLEQAGEQIVTPVNYNSPGQVVIAGHADAVARAAEALKEAGAKRVLPLPVSVPSHCALMQPAASQLADALKSIKLKQPHTPVINNVDVAIADSEDAIKDALVRQLYRPVRWTETIEQIAKLDVETAYEVGPGKVLTGLNKRITKAFGCSALNTLDSLNSL; encoded by the coding sequence ATGACTAAAACGGCATTGTTATTTCCGGGGCAAGGCTCTCAAAGCGTTGGCATGTTAAGTGAATTGTCGAATGATTTTGCATTAGTGAAAGAAACATTCGCAGAGGCCAGCAGTGTTTTGGGTTATGACCTTTGGCAGTTGGTACAACAGGGACCTGAGCAGCAGTTGAATGAAACGCAACGGACACAGCCTGCGTTATTAACTGCCAGCGTTGCACTATACCGTGTAGCTAAAGAGAAAGGGTTGGCCGACGTTACCGTTATGGCCGGGCATAGTCTGGGTGAGTATTCAGCGCTAGTATGTGCCGGAGCATTAGAATTTACTGACGCGGTTAAACTTGTAGCCCTGCGCGGCGAGTTTATGCAGCAAGCCGTAGCCGAAGGTGAAGGCGCTATGGCCGCGGTTATTGGCCTGGAAGATGCCGAAATTGAAAAAATTTGTTTAGAGCAGGCAGGAGAACAAATAGTAACTCCGGTTAATTATAATTCGCCGGGGCAGGTGGTTATAGCAGGACATGCAGACGCCGTAGCTCGCGCTGCAGAAGCTTTAAAGGAAGCCGGGGCTAAACGGGTTTTGCCATTACCTGTTAGCGTGCCGTCACACTGTGCTTTGATGCAGCCAGCAGCCAGTCAATTGGCCGACGCGTTAAAGTCGATAAAGTTGAAACAGCCACACACCCCGGTCATTAATAATGTGGACGTTGCAATAGCCGATAGCGAAGATGCCATTAAAGATGCCTTGGTGCGTCAGCTCTATCGCCCTGTCCGCTGGACTGAAACGATTGAACAGATTGCGAAATTGGATGTCGAAACAGCCTATGAAGTTGGTCCGGGAAAAGTACTGACTGGATTAAACAAGCGTATTACTAAGGCTTTTGGTTGTAGTGCGTTGAATACGCTAGACTCTTTGAACTCACTTTAA
- a CDS encoding beta-ketoacyl-ACP synthase III — protein MTYAKIVGTGHYLPEQRLTNEELSQRVDTSDEWITERTGIKERRIAAPNETAATVGYEAAKEALAAAGLSPRDIDMIVVATTSAEHAFPSAACEIQRMLGITSVPAFDVGAACSGFIYALSVADQFIKSGQHQRVLVIGTDVLARLCDPNDRNTVVLFGDGGGAVVLEQSDTPGIISTHLFSAGEYSHLLGAKQASRASDRGTENAWMYMKGNEVFKVAVSKLSSLVTETLAENQLQAHDLDWLIPHQANLRIINATAKKLQIPMERVVITLDATGNTSAASVPIALDWAVKDGRIKRGQKLLLEAFGGGFAWGSALVQY, from the coding sequence ATGACTTATGCAAAAATTGTTGGTACCGGGCACTATCTGCCCGAGCAACGGCTTACTAATGAAGAACTCTCCCAGCGGGTTGACACGTCTGACGAATGGATAACAGAAAGAACCGGTATTAAAGAACGGCGCATTGCGGCACCTAATGAAACCGCAGCGACTGTAGGTTATGAAGCGGCAAAAGAAGCACTGGCTGCCGCCGGTTTAAGCCCCCGCGATATCGATATGATTGTGGTGGCGACCACATCGGCCGAGCACGCTTTTCCTAGTGCGGCCTGTGAAATTCAACGAATGCTGGGCATTACGTCGGTTCCGGCTTTCGACGTTGGAGCAGCATGCTCTGGCTTTATTTATGCGCTTTCTGTCGCTGACCAATTTATTAAAAGCGGGCAACATCAACGTGTTCTGGTTATTGGTACTGATGTATTGGCGCGTTTATGTGATCCTAATGATCGCAATACCGTGGTGCTTTTTGGTGATGGTGGCGGAGCCGTTGTCCTGGAACAAAGTGACACTCCCGGAATTATCTCCACTCATCTATTTAGTGCAGGCGAATACAGTCACTTATTAGGAGCCAAACAAGCCTCCAGAGCGTCAGACCGCGGCACAGAGAACGCCTGGATGTACATGAAAGGTAACGAAGTTTTTAAAGTTGCGGTTTCAAAACTCAGTAGTTTAGTGACCGAAACTTTAGCGGAGAATCAATTACAGGCGCATGATTTAGACTGGTTGATTCCGCATCAGGCAAATTTACGTATTATTAATGCAACAGCGAAAAAATTACAGATACCGATGGAGCGCGTGGTAATTACTCTGGACGCAACAGGGAATACTTCTGCGGCATCGGTACCAATTGCACTTGATTGGGCGGTTAAGGACGGACGTATTAAGCGTGGTCAGAAACTCTTGCTAGAGGCTTTTGGCGGCGGTTTTGCATGGGGTTCGGCGCTCGTTCAATATTAA